In Crinalium epipsammum PCC 9333, the following are encoded in one genomic region:
- a CDS encoding WG repeat-containing protein: MRHAFFPESQARKMFIITQNGKYGYIDHTGKMIIEPKFDFAWNFTEVLARVMINSNFAYIDKRGNTVINPQYDDAVDFKEGLARVRVGSKWGYIGQAGNIVIKPQFDLAEDFSEGLAGVRIGKKLGYVNPTGAIAIEPQFDLGWNFSEGLARVKVGSKWGYIDKSGNMAIAPQFDDAVNFNEDLARVKIADKWGYIDKKGNFKIKPDFSRAEDFSAGIAAVKIDKKWGYINLSAATMIEPQFDQASKFCENLASVKTGDKFGYIDITGNLQIRPMFDNAEDFSSGVARIRMADKSGYIDKRGNFIWNPSN, encoded by the coding sequence GTGCGTCACGCCTTTTTTCCTGAATCACAGGCAAGAAAAATGTTTATTATTACCCAGAATGGCAAGTATGGTTATATTGACCATACAGGAAAGATGATCATCGAACCCAAATTTGATTTTGCTTGGAACTTCACAGAAGTACTGGCAAGGGTGATGATTAACAGTAATTTTGCCTATATAGATAAAAGGGGAAATACTGTTATCAATCCCCAATATGATGATGCTGTGGACTTCAAAGAAGGACTAGCACGGGTGAGAGTTGGCAGCAAGTGGGGTTATATTGGTCAAGCTGGAAATATTGTAATCAAGCCCCAATTTGATCTAGCTGAGGACTTTTCCGAAGGACTAGCAGGGGTGCGTATTGGCAAAAAGTTGGGTTATGTCAATCCAACTGGTGCTATTGCGATCGAGCCACAGTTCGATCTAGGTTGGAACTTCTCCGAAGGGCTGGCACGAGTTAAGGTTGGCAGCAAGTGGGGTTACATTGATAAAAGTGGAAATATGGCGATCGCTCCCCAATTTGATGATGCTGTCAACTTTAATGAGGATCTGGCAAGAGTCAAAATCGCAGATAAGTGGGGTTATATAGATAAGAAAGGCAATTTCAAAATCAAACCAGATTTTTCTAGGGCAGAAGACTTCTCGGCAGGAATTGCAGCAGTGAAGATTGACAAAAAGTGGGGTTACATTAACTTATCTGCTGCTACTATGATCGAACCTCAGTTTGATCAAGCTTCTAAATTCTGTGAAAATCTGGCAAGTGTGAAAACTGGCGATAAGTTCGGCTATATCGACATCACGGGAAATCTTCAAATTAGACCGATGTTTGATAATGCTGAGGATTTTTCATCTGGTGTTGCCAGAATCAGGATGGCTGACAAGTCTGGATATATTGATAAGAGAGGCAATTTTATTTG